CGACTGAATTCGACGATACAGTGACGAGGATATAAAATTCGACCTTATATATTATCCTCTTCAGTATAAGAGGCACATATTCCTGGATACTGTTTATGTGGCATGCacttttcattttaaattttgtcCCTTATCATTTCGTTCTCGGCAATTTCGGAATATCGAATATTAATCAACTGTAATgacaatttaatatatatgacCTTTAAAGAAGGATGTGTATTAGTTAACTATTATgtacattattattttataaagcTTGTATTGTTAGAAAGCAAAGAGTTTTTTGAGTATTGCACTGAGTTATTTTTCGTTTGCCATTTTAAGCTCCATTTGCTAGAAACATAGACATCTGTTTTGTGCTTATTATTCGCtcttgaagaaaaaaattattaattagCAGGCGTATTCAATATAACCAGAACGTAACTAGGGGAAACCTGTTCTAGTGTGTCGAATAAACTATATCTATGATTTCACTGGCATCGTTACGGTATGAATATCCTATCACCCAGAAGCTGATAGAAAAGTATTACGAAAATATACTAGGTCAGAAGTTGGATGTCGACAAAGACACTAAAACTAATTCAGCTGGGAAGGATACTTTGACTTATGCTGAAGAGGATGATACTCTCATAAATGAGAATGAAATGCTCTCGAGTCGTGATAATAACTCCACATCCAAGTTTAAAGTATTATCTAATATCAACACCTCTCTCTCTCACAATGTGCAGAAAATGcatagatatataaacaaattaAGATCATTATTTTACTCTGCATTCATCGGAGATTACGAAAAGGACTTTCTCATACAGAAGCTTCTATCTGAGAAGTTTCATTCGATGTCTTACGACGAATGGAAGAAGTCATGCTTGGAACTAGACAAACTTACAGACACAGAAGCGTGGAAAGAAGAAACGGAATCTAGTCTGTACGATTACAAACTTATACAAGAAATAACAGAAAAAATGAGGAAAGCCAGGTTGGATGAAGATTACTCACAACTTGTCTACATAATAAGAACAAATTGGGTAAGAGATTTAGGGAATATGGGAAATGTGAATTTATATCGAAATACTCATATCGGGACGAAAAAAGTCATCGACAACTATATAGAGGAATCAAAATTAGCTATAGAAGCATTGATTAATAGTTCTGACTTGGATGATGTGTATTTATTGGGGATGTTGCAACAgacaagaagaaatataGGAAGAACAGCATTGGTGTTAAGTGGTGGTGGTACATTTGGGTTATTTCATATTGGTGTTTTATCAACACTCTCAGAGCTAGATTTGTTACCAAAAGTAATCAGTGGTAGTAGTGCAGGCGCTATTGTCGCAAGTATACTTTCGGTTTATACTAGAGAAGAAATACCTGAGTTATTCGAAAGAATTTTAAATACAGActttaatatctttaaagATGATCGTTTGAAAACTGAGAGTgaaaatttgttaataaaaatttctaGATTCTTTAAGAATGGCACTTGGTTTAGTAATCAACATTTAATACATACAATGAAGGAATTTTTAGGTGATTTGACTTTTAGGGAAGCTTATAACAGAACGGGGAAGATTTTAAACATTACAGTTTCGCCAGCTTCTATATTCGAGCAACCaagattattaaataatttaactgCCCCAAATGTGATGATCTGGTCTGCTGTATGTGCTTCTTGTTCCCTTCCTGGTATTTTCCCTTCAAGTCAGTTGTATGAAAAGGATCCTGTCACAAGGGAAAATAGAGAGTGGAACAGTAGCTCAGTAAAATATGTGGATGGATCTGTAGATAATGATCTTCCTATCTCTAGGCTATCTGAGATGTTCAACGTTGACCATATTATTGCATGTCAAGTTAATATCCATGTTTTCCCTATGTTAAAAATGTCTTTATCATGTGTGGGAGGTAATATTCAAGATGAAATAAGTGCCAAGtttaaacaaaaattgGGCACCATGTACTATTTTTTTACTGAAgaattaattcattatcttGAGATAGGTTGTGAAATTGGTATGGccaaaaatttattgacaAAACTAAGATCTGTATTATCTCAACAATATTCTGGCGATATTACTATACTGCCAAATATAGATATGCTATTTAGAATTAATGAACTATTGGCAAACCCTTCAAAGgaatttattttgagaGAAACTGTAAACGGAGCTAGGGCAACTTGGccaaaaatttcaattatcCAAAATCATTGTGGTCAAGAGTTTGCTCTTGAGAAGGGAATTAGTTATTTAAAAGgcaaaattttaatatcttccTCAATTAGAAATCCGCTTCAGTTTTCTGAAGTACCAGTTGGCCTTGTACCATcacaaattgaaaaattcgaAACTGAATCTTCTGCAAAGATACTAGATGATAACTTATTAGAAACGGAGCCAGCAAATTCACTTTTATTGTTACCCGAGGAGCTAATGCTAAGTAGGAGATTTACTACAACAAAGTTGACTTCTTCTAGAGCATTACCTCATAA
The window above is part of the Tetrapisispora phaffii CBS 4417 chromosome 7, complete genome genome. Proteins encoded here:
- the TPHA0G00420 gene encoding uncharacterized protein (similar to Saccharomyces cerevisiae TGL4 (YKR089C) and TGL5 (YOR081C); ancestral locus Anc_5.690), giving the protein MISLASLRYEYPITQKLIEKYYENILGQKLDVDKDTKTNSAGKDTLTYAEEDDTLINENEMLSSRDNNSTSKFKVLSNINTSLSHNVQKMHRYINKLRSLFYSAFIGDYEKDFLIQKLLSEKFHSMSYDEWKKSCLELDKLTDTEAWKEETESSLYDYKLIQEITEKMRKARLDEDYSQLVYIIRTNWVRDLGNMGNVNLYRNTHIGTKKVIDNYIEESKLAIEALINSSDLDDVYLLGMLQQTRRNIGRTALVLSGGGTFGLFHIGVLSTLSELDLLPKVISGSSAGAIVASILSVYTREEIPELFERILNTDFNIFKDDRLKTESENLLIKISRFFKNGTWFSNQHLIHTMKEFLGDLTFREAYNRTGKILNITVSPASIFEQPRLLNNLTAPNVMIWSAVCASCSLPGIFPSSQLYEKDPVTRENREWNSSSVKYVDGSVDNDLPISRLSEMFNVDHIIACQVNIHVFPMLKMSLSCVGGNIQDEISAKFKQKLGTMYYFFTEELIHYLEIGCEIGMAKNLLTKLRSVLSQQYSGDITILPNIDMLFRINELLANPSKEFILRETVNGARATWPKISIIQNHCGQEFALEKGISYLKGKILISSSIRNPLQFSEVPVGLVPSQIEKFETESSAKILDDNLLETEPANSLLLLPEELMLSRRFTTTKLTSSRALPHKSSAMIHRRKSDTLPFSRPKVHSKSFTLMHPASTIDNTSIAVNEEKPLLLHGKTVDKSPLKKNLKSILHHNEYNTLKEFPFNHLPNYNRMEKYIQRVPQNKGLVSKIFSNNVSPRFNKGVAKGPTEHNSIVKGRTGVFFTESDNDDAVSQRSSVSYEGASIETIPQTNDIAWAQAESTPTRNIHRPGNPVNEQEIDPGD